A region of Ignatzschineria larvae DSM 13226 DNA encodes the following proteins:
- a CDS encoding DUF5655 domain-containing protein, with product MTNIYQVQHHSINAVKEHPFQLEKEMQRVFEENLTLFTGLTLVRSEFSLKQFRFDTVAFDKDRQAFVIIEYKRDRSQSVVDQGVAYLNAMLEYRDSLIIEYNEQNPDTHLLRKDIDWSQSRVLFVANSFTDFQRNATNFKNLGIELVEFKRYDNGILTVNFLERSKNAPTLEASTFGESNGSYSGASIKAKVIPAIPKEIIEYDEEYLLQGKPDAICELFQKFKDAILNLDDNLELKFNKLYASFRKDRSSIVDIHLQKSALKLWINAIWGTLDDARNLFRNVSQLGHLGSGDYEVTITDTRDLEYILSVIKQKL from the coding sequence ATGACAAATATTTATCAAGTTCAACATCACTCAATAAATGCTGTAAAAGAGCATCCTTTTCAATTAGAGAAAGAGATGCAGCGTGTTTTTGAAGAGAATCTCACGCTTTTCACAGGATTGACTTTGGTACGTTCGGAATTTTCTTTAAAGCAGTTTCGTTTTGATACAGTTGCTTTTGATAAAGATAGACAAGCGTTTGTGATTATTGAATATAAGCGGGATCGTAGTCAGAGCGTTGTTGATCAAGGCGTTGCTTATCTCAATGCTATGCTCGAATATCGAGATAGTTTAATTATTGAATATAATGAGCAAAATCCTGATACGCACTTGTTACGTAAAGATATCGATTGGAGTCAAAGTCGGGTGTTATTTGTGGCAAATAGTTTCACTGATTTTCAGAGAAATGCTACTAATTTTAAGAATCTGGGTATTGAATTAGTAGAGTTTAAACGATATGACAACGGTATCTTAACGGTGAATTTCCTAGAACGCTCTAAGAATGCTCCGACATTAGAGGCAAGTACTTTTGGCGAATCGAATGGATCTTATAGTGGTGCGTCTATTAAAGCAAAAGTGATACCCGCAATTCCAAAAGAGATTATTGAGTATGACGAGGAGTATCTATTACAGGGGAAACCTGATGCCATTTGTGAGTTATTTCAAAAATTTAAAGATGCCATTTTAAATTTAGATGATAATTTAGAGCTCAAATTTAATAAGCTATATGCCTCTTTTCGAAAAGATCGTTCTAGTATTGTCGATATTCATTTGCAAAAGAGCGCTTTGAAGCTCTGGATTAATGCTATCTGGGGAACACTGGATGATGCTCGAAACCTCTTCCGAAATGTTAGCCAATTAGGTCATTTGGGCAGTGGGGATTATGAAGTGACTATTACAGACACTAGAGATTTAGAGTATATCTTGAGTGTAATTAAGCAGAAGTTGTAA
- a CDS encoding phosphatase PAP2 family protein, with amino-acid sequence MNTEFARAIEKVTQQQEKIEQYRIAVKELEKDSTNFDAIPSGYTFFMMVVAALFGYFAYKFLEDSAWWWITLAVLGAVGASVYLSASIVKFDMKYRLGRLIKSQQKALKKITKTGSEEVAKLGMATIDQIAQKTALGELDPNLLKTLMDIMVQQKLVQEIKLNENKVLYKGLMPQAQMNIISEVIQVD; translated from the coding sequence GTGAATACTGAATTTGCAAGAGCAATAGAGAAAGTTACACAACAACAAGAAAAAATTGAGCAATATCGGATCGCCGTAAAAGAACTTGAAAAAGATAGCACAAATTTTGATGCAATACCCTCGGGCTACACCTTTTTTATGATGGTTGTAGCAGCTCTATTTGGTTATTTTGCGTACAAGTTTTTAGAGGATAGTGCTTGGTGGTGGATTACTCTAGCAGTATTAGGCGCTGTGGGTGCAAGCGTTTACCTATCTGCATCGATTGTGAAATTTGATATGAAATACCGCCTTGGGCGCTTGATTAAAAGCCAACAAAAGGCTCTTAAAAAAATCACCAAAACCGGGAGTGAGGAAGTAGCAAAACTCGGCATGGCGACTATTGATCAAATCGCACAGAAAACAGCGCTTGGGGAATTAGATCCCAATCTTTTAAAAACATTAATGGATATTATGGTTCAACAGAAACTAGTGCAAGAGATCAAACTCAATGAGAACAAAGTTCTTTATAAAGGGCTTATGCCTCAAGCACAGATGAATATCATCTCTGAAGTGATTCAAGTTGATTAA
- a CDS encoding CPBP family glutamic-type intramembrane protease — MTTTIQKKYLQWFDLIILTLILFGQAIYSSTYQYYLLSQGDLTLNETTTFSASDNYNALIFQLILLSLALFYLKIRNFNLSNFRSAILLDRLTLLKAVSIFLIAALIMDLYYFGTQKLFFAINWIDYSTANSLVSTYTIEPELIEQKGTTLGYIISIISYALLNGIYEELFFLGICLAVAPKYLKWAIVYSLIIRCSFHTYQGMTTALGLGFLLGLLLLLLYRYFRPKNLLPFFLAHTLADIFGLSIWYYL; from the coding sequence ATGACAACGACTATACAAAAAAAGTATCTACAATGGTTTGATCTTATTATTCTCACACTTATTCTATTTGGCCAGGCGATCTATTCTTCCACTTATCAATACTATTTATTATCTCAAGGTGATTTAACATTAAATGAAACCACTACATTCTCTGCAAGTGACAATTATAACGCTCTTATATTCCAATTAATTTTACTGAGCTTAGCACTTTTCTATTTAAAAATTCGAAATTTCAACCTCTCTAACTTTCGTTCTGCTATTTTGTTAGATCGGCTAACGCTCTTAAAAGCTGTTAGTATTTTTCTTATCGCTGCCTTAATAATGGATCTCTACTACTTTGGCACTCAAAAACTTTTCTTTGCGATAAATTGGATAGACTATTCAACTGCTAATTCTCTAGTTTCGACCTATACCATAGAGCCTGAACTTATTGAACAAAAAGGAACAACTCTAGGATATATTATATCAATTATCAGCTACGCCCTTCTCAATGGCATTTATGAAGAGCTCTTTTTTTTAGGGATCTGTCTTGCTGTTGCTCCAAAATATCTTAAATGGGCTATAGTCTATTCACTAATCATTCGTTGTAGTTTTCATACTTATCAAGGAATGACAACAGCTTTAGGCCTAGGGTTTCTTCTAGGGCTCCTATTACTCTTACTCTACCGCTATTTTAGACCCAAAAACTTATTACCATTCTTCTTAGCACATACACTTGCAGATATTTTTGGGCTCTCTATTTGGTACTATCTATAA
- the cynR gene encoding transcriptional regulator CynR — protein MSLVKLIGRTMHLRYIRYFLTVAEYQSFTKAAEALHISQPALSQQIKLLEENLNTQLFDRSGRAIRLTDAGKIYLEYTQRAFLTLHEGKQAIHDMSNLSRGSIRIAVTPTFITYFIGLAAAQLNEQYPNITLHIYEASQSKIEQRLLKNEIDLGIAFDESYSSQVAYTPLLVERLAFVVSTQHPLAMTKEMSLKQLRKQQLVLLNQGFATRRQIDQHFRKIGLYLEAHMEVESIGAILEIIKQSKLATIIPEIIPLHQSNLIAIPLKELALERTAILMHRKGAWQSSAVKAFIDIALQIGQDMMAPIKTIY, from the coding sequence GTGTCATTAGTAAAACTAATAGGTCGAACTATGCATTTACGTTATATCCGCTATTTCCTCACTGTGGCCGAGTATCAAAGTTTCACAAAGGCAGCTGAAGCATTACATATTTCTCAACCCGCTTTATCGCAACAGATCAAATTATTAGAAGAAAATTTAAATACCCAACTCTTTGATCGAAGTGGTAGAGCGATTCGATTAACGGATGCGGGGAAGATATATTTAGAGTATACGCAGCGGGCCTTTTTGACTCTACATGAAGGAAAACAGGCGATTCATGATATGAGTAATCTCAGTAGAGGGTCTATCCGTATTGCGGTCACGCCCACTTTTATCACTTATTTTATTGGTTTAGCCGCAGCCCAATTAAATGAACAATACCCAAATATCACACTTCATATTTATGAAGCATCTCAATCTAAAATAGAACAGAGGCTCTTAAAAAATGAGATTGATCTAGGGATTGCCTTTGATGAAAGCTACTCATCACAAGTTGCTTATACCCCTTTACTAGTAGAACGCCTCGCATTTGTTGTCTCAACACAACATCCGCTTGCTATGACTAAAGAAATGAGTTTAAAACAATTAAGAAAGCAACAATTAGTACTGCTTAATCAAGGCTTTGCCACTAGAAGGCAAATTGATCAGCACTTTCGAAAAATAGGATTATATCTAGAGGCACATATGGAAGTAGAATCGATAGGTGCGATTTTAGAAATCATAAAACAGAGTAAATTAGCCACTATCATTCCAGAAATAATTCCACTCCATCAATCTAACCTAATAGCAATTCCCCTTAAAGAACTAGCCTTAGAAAGAACAGCTATTCTTATGCATAGAAAAGGCGCTTGGCAATCTTCCGCTGTCAAAGCATTTATAGACATTGCCTTGCAAATTGGCCAAGATATGATGGCTCCTATAAAAACAATATATTAA
- a CDS encoding TonB-dependent hemoglobin/transferrin/lactoferrin family receptor — translation MLSKTTFSAMMLFSAVSIPSLLWAQLPDESDKPGKSDETDPIPIIDLAKIVVQGTALPATPFQSVQSSDLMRQNMVQDERDLLRNEVGVGVTESGRAGSNGFAIRGVDKDRVAVLVDGLPQAESFMPSIYKGYGYFNGSINNTEYENISQVMINKGANSVTDGSGAIGGSVRFTTKNIEDFIQEGRSLGGYWKSGYSSKNREWRQVLGAGFRHNGLFGFAQVTKRRGHETINNGHGENIYGSARGKPDPLLRHSTAWLSKMGYEWEDHRLTAFYERRDQRQKMAEKSFDSWGTYRFAEDTSPYRRYGLEYDYVATNSNWLDTINVIGAVQKIWMRSDTYNVKQSDPSIVDQHYFREFQQNQKLLKGELFTQAIEIGAQSHSFQAKAEYRHGRLQNSNHDILYLNGVAHPSRYSIMTPVKSRVFSLALRDEIDLSESLQAVAGLRYDDYRYAPQLDGRNKFPVSFDDQQKHFRNLSWQLGLTYHLTSEHQLSYQIGTGFRAPRIEEMFFEFGKGGMNHFMSNPDLKPEKALNQEVSYQFQNDIALLRVGAFYSQYRNFIEERVSEGRLPNPWYDPNSYWGGEPYLSINQIQFVNVAKAHISGLEISGSLNGEALGLSNQWNFHLKGQYSKGRNQDGDPLKSIQPWSVIAGVDYHADNGRWNVSLTGRYSAAKKGKDTLETYYSWRGAEVKEWPYLSNRYFVVDLTSQIKIDRDITMNIGVFNLFNRSYTTWDSLRDLPTFGTTNRIDRQGKGLERFTAPKRNFAISFEAKF, via the coding sequence ATGTTATCGAAAACTACTTTTTCCGCTATGATGCTTTTTTCCGCTGTTTCAATCCCCTCGTTACTTTGGGCGCAATTGCCGGATGAGTCTGATAAACCAGGTAAATCTGATGAAACGGACCCTATTCCTATAATTGATCTTGCGAAGATTGTCGTACAAGGAACGGCTTTGCCGGCAACGCCTTTTCAATCGGTGCAGAGTAGTGATTTGATGCGGCAAAATATGGTGCAAGATGAGCGTGATCTGCTACGTAATGAAGTAGGCGTAGGCGTAACAGAGAGCGGTCGGGCGGGGAGTAATGGTTTTGCTATTCGAGGGGTCGACAAAGATCGTGTGGCGGTATTGGTCGATGGATTACCGCAAGCGGAGAGCTTTATGCCATCGATCTATAAAGGTTATGGTTATTTTAATGGCTCGATTAATAATACGGAGTATGAAAATATCAGCCAAGTAATGATCAATAAGGGCGCTAATTCCGTCACTGATGGAAGCGGAGCCATAGGCGGATCGGTACGTTTTACTACCAAAAATATCGAAGATTTTATCCAAGAGGGACGTTCTTTAGGTGGATATTGGAAGAGTGGTTATAGCTCTAAAAACCGGGAATGGCGTCAGGTTTTAGGGGCAGGTTTTCGTCATAATGGTCTTTTTGGCTTTGCACAGGTCACTAAGCGCCGGGGACATGAAACCATTAATAATGGACATGGAGAAAATATCTATGGTTCTGCTCGTGGAAAACCGGATCCTTTGTTGCGTCATTCGACGGCTTGGCTCAGTAAAATGGGCTATGAATGGGAGGATCATCGTTTAACGGCCTTTTATGAGCGCCGAGATCAGCGGCAGAAGATGGCAGAGAAGAGTTTTGATAGTTGGGGTACTTATCGTTTTGCCGAAGATACTTCCCCCTATCGTCGCTATGGCTTGGAATATGATTATGTGGCAACGAATTCGAATTGGCTCGATACAATCAATGTCATAGGGGCTGTGCAGAAGATCTGGATGCGTTCCGATACCTATAATGTGAAGCAGAGTGATCCCTCTATTGTCGATCAGCACTATTTTCGAGAGTTTCAGCAAAATCAAAAACTACTGAAAGGCGAGCTGTTTACGCAAGCTATTGAGATAGGCGCGCAGAGCCATTCTTTTCAAGCGAAGGCAGAATATCGGCATGGGCGATTACAAAATAGTAATCACGATATTCTTTACCTCAATGGTGTTGCTCATCCATCTCGTTATAGCATTATGACACCGGTAAAATCGCGGGTATTCTCGCTTGCTTTACGAGATGAGATTGATTTGAGTGAATCACTACAAGCAGTGGCTGGACTTCGCTATGATGATTATCGTTATGCCCCGCAATTAGATGGGCGTAATAAATTCCCGGTGAGTTTTGATGATCAACAGAAACATTTCCGCAATCTCTCTTGGCAACTTGGTTTAACGTACCATCTTACCTCGGAGCATCAATTGAGTTATCAGATCGGCACCGGCTTTCGCGCCCCTCGTATTGAGGAGATGTTCTTTGAGTTTGGCAAAGGTGGGATGAATCATTTTATGTCTAATCCTGATTTGAAGCCTGAAAAAGCGTTGAATCAAGAGGTGAGTTATCAGTTTCAAAATGATATTGCTCTCTTGCGCGTAGGTGCTTTCTATAGTCAATATCGAAACTTTATTGAAGAGCGCGTCAGCGAGGGACGATTGCCGAATCCTTGGTATGATCCAAATAGCTATTGGGGCGGTGAACCCTATCTTTCGATCAATCAGATTCAATTTGTGAATGTGGCAAAAGCCCATATTTCAGGACTTGAAATCTCGGGCAGTTTAAATGGGGAAGCCCTAGGATTATCGAATCAATGGAATTTTCATCTTAAAGGGCAATATAGTAAAGGACGTAATCAAGATGGAGACCCTCTAAAATCAATTCAGCCTTGGAGTGTCATTGCCGGCGTGGATTATCATGCAGATAATGGACGGTGGAATGTGTCATTAACAGGGCGCTATAGTGCTGCGAAAAAAGGGAAAGATACCTTAGAAACTTACTACTCTTGGCGCGGTGCGGAGGTGAAAGAGTGGCCCTATTTAAGTAATCGTTATTTTGTGGTGGATTTAACGAGTCAAATTAAGATCGATCGGGATATCACCATGAATATTGGCGTTTTTAATCTCTTCAATCGAAGTTACACCACTTGGGATAGTTTGCGAGATCTTCCCACCTTTGGTACGACCAACCGCATTGACCGACAAGGAAAAGGCTTAGAGCGTTTTACCGCTCCTAAACGCAATTTTGCCATCTCTTTTGAGGCGAAGTTTTAG
- a CDS encoding MarC family NAAT transporter: MIELGKAVFLGVVLLLPLANPLTAVAMFLGLAGNMPKSERDKTAFQSAFYTLLILLATWYAGNYIMHALGISIAGLRISGGMIVAFIGFTMLFPSANESDVTPSKAARTSSSISFVPLAMPATAGPGTIALVVSTASTLHTDQHVSEFVFLLAPPLVALIIAGALWLGLYFSNAIMRFLGEKGINAISRLMGFLLVCIGVQFVINGVLEIIQQYHG; this comes from the coding sequence ATGATTGAATTAGGAAAAGCCGTATTTTTAGGTGTTGTGTTACTTTTACCGCTCGCTAATCCGTTAACGGCGGTGGCAATGTTCTTAGGCCTTGCCGGCAATATGCCAAAATCAGAACGGGATAAAACCGCTTTTCAGAGTGCTTTTTATACGCTTTTGATTCTCTTGGCTACTTGGTATGCCGGGAACTATATTATGCATGCCTTGGGTATCTCGATTGCGGGATTACGAATTTCAGGGGGAATGATTGTCGCCTTTATTGGCTTTACGATGTTATTCCCTTCAGCGAATGAGTCAGATGTAACGCCATCTAAAGCGGCAAGAACGAGCTCTAGTATCAGCTTCGTTCCTCTTGCAATGCCAGCAACAGCGGGGCCTGGAACAATTGCCTTAGTGGTCAGTACCGCTTCTACCTTACATACCGATCAACACGTTTCTGAATTTGTCTTTTTGTTAGCACCCCCTTTAGTTGCCCTCATTATCGCCGGCGCTCTTTGGCTGGGCCTCTATTTCTCGAATGCGATTATGCGTTTTTTAGGTGAGAAGGGCATTAATGCCATCTCTCGATTGATGGGATTCTTACTAGTCTGTATCGGCGTGCAATTCGTGATTAATGGCGTACTTGAGATTATTCAGCAGTATCATGGGTAG
- a CDS encoding DUF1294 domain-containing protein has protein sequence MLPFLVGYLIIINCLAYLLYGIDKRRSIKQQYRISEKMLLLVAFLGGGVGAWLGMKHYRHKTKHLKFTILVPLSIVTTIFFIAVILSLRTVHLPG, from the coding sequence GTGTTACCATTTTTAGTCGGTTATCTTATCATTATCAATTGCTTAGCCTATCTGCTCTACGGTATCGATAAACGTCGTTCAATTAAGCAGCAATACCGCATTTCAGAGAAAATGCTCCTATTAGTTGCATTCTTAGGGGGCGGTGTTGGTGCATGGTTAGGGATGAAGCACTATCGACATAAGACAAAGCATCTTAAATTCACGATTTTAGTACCGCTCTCTATTGTGACAACGATCTTTTTCATTGCTGTCATTTTGTCACTTAGAACGGTTCATTTGCCGGGGTAA
- a CDS encoding CDGSH iron-sulfur domain-containing protein, whose protein sequence is MFKIKVSKNGPYLVSNLEKLSQEAYMPDNNGVLNPIELQQFPVEKKMALCRCGHSKQAPFCDGSHEKVNFDGTETADHSAYLDRSETFTGPKLSLLDDERCAFSRFCHREQGEVWTLTTQSDDPEKAKEAIQGASLCPSGRLTAVLDGELVEDEYEDTLAIAEDLQERVSASLNARGDFTLESADGTLYEKRNRLALCRCGQSRNKPFCDASHVNTGYQDGIALPKEIKDEMKEE, encoded by the coding sequence ATGTTCAAAATTAAAGTAAGTAAAAATGGCCCCTATCTGGTTTCAAACCTTGAGAAGCTCTCGCAAGAAGCGTATATGCCGGATAATAATGGCGTACTGAATCCTATTGAATTACAACAATTTCCTGTGGAAAAAAAGATGGCACTTTGCCGGTGCGGTCATTCAAAACAGGCGCCTTTTTGCGATGGCTCCCATGAGAAAGTGAATTTTGATGGCACTGAAACAGCCGATCATTCTGCCTATTTAGATCGAAGTGAAACTTTTACGGGTCCCAAACTCTCTCTATTAGATGATGAGCGTTGTGCCTTTTCACGTTTTTGTCACCGAGAACAAGGGGAAGTCTGGACATTAACAACACAATCTGATGACCCGGAAAAAGCCAAAGAAGCGATACAAGGCGCTTCACTCTGTCCTTCTGGTCGCTTAACCGCCGTATTAGATGGCGAACTTGTAGAAGATGAATATGAAGATACGCTCGCTATCGCCGAAGATCTGCAAGAACGCGTGAGTGCAAGCCTCAATGCCCGAGGAGATTTTACCCTTGAAAGCGCCGATGGCACACTCTATGAAAAGCGCAACCGCCTTGCCCTTTGCCGCTGTGGGCAATCCCGCAATAAACCTTTTTGCGATGCAAGCCATGTCAATACCGGTTACCAAGATGGGATTGCATTGCCCAAAGAGATTAAAGATGAGATGAAAGAGGAATAA
- a CDS encoding (2Fe-2S)-binding protein, whose product MKIIYKPLTITINGEKVGPMDIPEGLSMLDFLHEYLNMTGTRMGCNQGICHACVIIVDHPDGTSEEMRTCITGAHFFDGKSVRTIEGIAHKEADGEAVPSPVQQAFMDHFSFQCGYCTPGFVNATTVFMEELARNPIERADLEQAIMDALNPHICRCTGYVRYYEAVRDLVESTPGLLKG is encoded by the coding sequence ATGAAAATAATCTATAAACCCCTCACGATCACGATTAATGGGGAGAAAGTGGGCCCAATGGATATCCCTGAAGGGCTTTCAATGCTCGATTTCCTCCATGAATATCTCAATATGACCGGCACTCGTATGGGCTGTAATCAAGGGATTTGCCATGCATGCGTTATTATTGTCGATCATCCTGATGGTACGAGTGAAGAGATGCGAACCTGTATTACTGGCGCGCATTTCTTCGATGGTAAATCGGTGCGCACGATTGAAGGTATTGCGCATAAAGAGGCTGATGGTGAAGCAGTGCCATCGCCGGTGCAACAAGCCTTTATGGATCATTTTAGTTTCCAATGTGGTTACTGTACGCCGGGATTTGTGAATGCAACTACCGTTTTTATGGAAGAGCTAGCGCGTAATCCTATTGAAAGAGCTGATCTTGAACAAGCGATTATGGATGCACTCAATCCCCATATCTGCCGCTGTACGGGCTATGTTCGTTACTATGAAGCGGTGCGGGATTTAGTGGAAAGTACACCGGGATTATTAAAGGGGTAA
- a CDS encoding NRAMP family divalent metal transporter yields MKEKRTMISRFKNMGPAAIVTSAFIGPGTITTTTLAGVNYQYALLWVILFSGIALISLMRMTSRVSIVTHKEVTEATVARFQHYSLVKSGIIVVVTLTLFVTGFGFEAGNLIGGSMGLADLFSLPQWLASLILGAIAFYAVVLGTAKTLETLMSLFVAAMGIIFIFAMIAVKPDYFAVAKGFITPQIPEGALTNIIALIGTTLIGINILIHSLSSAEKWRDPAQLSEAYFDTNFNIGIGLLITAAIVITAGTVLFGTGTVVTSPIIFSQMLEPILGEYARYVGDIGIACAGLSSAIATPLILKEVVAHILGWKRDGLKSRVAGGSAVIFGTILSALGQSPVQIIVFASALSGIFLPIIAIMVMIVANSRALMGTYKNTLLQNIIGGFAILVTIVLGINSIIGFVSTILS; encoded by the coding sequence ATGAAAGAGAAGCGAACGATGATCAGTCGATTTAAAAATATGGGACCTGCAGCGATTGTCACGAGTGCATTTATTGGACCTGGAACTATCACAACGACGACATTGGCCGGTGTGAATTATCAATATGCTCTCTTATGGGTGATTCTTTTTTCTGGGATTGCGTTAATCTCATTGATGAGAATGACAAGCCGTGTTTCGATCGTGACACATAAAGAGGTAACGGAAGCCACAGTGGCTCGTTTTCAACATTATTCTTTGGTGAAAAGTGGGATTATCGTGGTTGTGACGCTCACACTTTTTGTGACAGGTTTTGGATTTGAAGCGGGAAATTTAATCGGAGGATCGATGGGGCTCGCTGATCTCTTTAGTCTCCCTCAATGGCTTGCTTCCTTGATTTTAGGCGCAATTGCATTTTATGCCGTTGTCTTAGGGACAGCAAAGACCTTAGAAACATTAATGTCGCTCTTTGTAGCGGCGATGGGGATCATCTTTATCTTTGCGATGATTGCGGTTAAGCCTGATTATTTTGCTGTCGCTAAAGGGTTTATTACACCTCAAATTCCTGAAGGTGCTTTAACGAATATTATTGCACTGATTGGTACAACGCTCATTGGTATTAATATTCTTATTCACTCCTTAAGCTCCGCAGAGAAGTGGCGGGATCCAGCGCAACTCTCAGAAGCCTATTTTGATACTAACTTTAATATCGGTATTGGCCTACTGATCACCGCTGCGATTGTGATTACTGCGGGAACCGTTCTTTTTGGTACCGGTACAGTCGTGACTAGTCCGATCATCTTTTCACAGATGCTTGAACCGATTTTAGGGGAGTATGCACGCTATGTCGGCGATATTGGTATTGCCTGCGCGGGGTTATCGAGTGCGATCGCAACGCCATTGATTTTAAAAGAGGTTGTAGCTCATATTTTAGGATGGAAAAGAGATGGCTTAAAATCAAGAGTCGCCGGAGGCTCTGCGGTTATTTTTGGAACTATCTTATCTGCTTTAGGGCAGAGTCCTGTACAAATTATTGTCTTTGCCTCAGCTTTAAGCGGTATTTTTCTCCCGATTATTGCTATTATGGTGATGATTGTTGCCAATAGTCGGGCATTAATGGGGACGTATAAAAACACGCTATTACAAAATATCATTGGTGGATTTGCAATATTGGTCACTATTGTATTAGGCATCAATAGCATTATTGGATTTGTGAGTACTATTTTGAGTTAA
- a CDS encoding amidohydrolase family protein, protein MSNQVDLILRNVRIDDQQPLVDVAIKEGYITAIESNSPLRAKESIEGEGHILIPSFVESHLHLEKAFVMDRKANRSGTLQEAIAVTAELKPTFTAEDIMARSRAVIRTLIQNGSTYVRAHAEFDPGQGFTGFDAVMQLKEEFKGLIDIQVVAFPQEGIFKYPGTAEMMVEAMEKGADVVGGIPYNDRDAKEHIDFVFDLAERFNKDIDLHQDFSDSAENMSIEYVAQKTIEKGWQGRVSVGHLTSLGAATPERQQEIIRLLKEAEISVMCLPATDLHLGARKDESNVRRSLTPVRLLRDAGVNVCLATNNIRNAFTPFGTGNLLHISMLAIPAAHLGGADDQATVLPMLTYNPAKAMNLKDYGLAVGKKADLVLLNTQKLSDVILDIPAALKVIKGGKVIAETVVSQTIGF, encoded by the coding sequence ATGAGTAACCAAGTCGATCTAATTCTTCGCAACGTTCGCATTGATGATCAACAACCATTGGTAGATGTCGCCATTAAAGAGGGTTACATTACTGCGATTGAATCTAACAGCCCCCTTCGTGCAAAAGAGAGTATTGAAGGTGAGGGGCATATCTTAATCCCAAGCTTTGTAGAGAGCCATCTGCATTTAGAGAAAGCCTTTGTAATGGATCGAAAGGCCAATCGTTCTGGTACATTACAAGAGGCGATCGCAGTGACAGCTGAATTGAAGCCAACCTTTACGGCTGAAGATATTATGGCGCGTTCAAGAGCGGTGATTCGCACTTTAATCCAAAATGGGAGTACGTATGTGCGAGCTCATGCAGAGTTCGATCCTGGGCAAGGCTTCACCGGGTTTGATGCCGTAATGCAGTTGAAGGAGGAGTTTAAAGGGCTCATTGATATTCAAGTGGTGGCTTTTCCTCAAGAGGGAATCTTTAAATATCCAGGCACAGCAGAGATGATGGTCGAAGCGATGGAGAAGGGTGCCGATGTGGTCGGTGGAATCCCCTATAATGATCGAGATGCAAAGGAGCATATTGATTTTGTTTTCGATCTTGCCGAGCGTTTTAATAAAGATATCGATTTGCATCAAGATTTTTCGGATAGTGCCGAGAATATGTCTATTGAATATGTCGCACAAAAAACGATCGAGAAAGGATGGCAGGGTCGTGTAAGTGTGGGGCATTTAACGAGTTTAGGGGCCGCAACACCAGAGCGTCAACAGGAGATTATCCGCCTTTTAAAAGAGGCTGAAATTAGTGTAATGTGCCTTCCTGCCACAGATCTTCATTTAGGTGCACGTAAAGATGAGTCTAATGTTCGCCGTTCCTTAACCCCTGTTCGACTATTAAGAGATGCTGGTGTCAATGTCTGCTTGGCAACGAATAATATCCGCAATGCTTTTACCCCTTTCGGAACAGGTAATTTGTTACATATCTCGATGTTAGCGATTCCTGCAGCGCATTTAGGGGGTGCGGATGATCAGGCTACCGTATTACCGATGTTAACGTATAATCCTGCTAAAGCAATGAATTTGAAAGATTACGGTCTTGCTGTGGGTAAAAAAGCGGATCTCGTCCTTCTCAATACCCAAAAGCTCAGTGATGTCATTCTCGATATTCCTGCCGCCTTAAAAGTGATTAAAGGTGGCAAAGTGATCGCTGAAACAGTAGTGAGTCAAACAATCGGTTTCTAG